In Scomber japonicus isolate fScoJap1 chromosome 21, fScoJap1.pri, whole genome shotgun sequence, one DNA window encodes the following:
- the LOC128382304 gene encoding beta-1,4-galactosyltransferase 1-like — MLKKLFKFLALSGLLTLAFFVGFFLYSKDDAFTFFVNLYHKAGGNHSLILTVEERIQEVMKMKTDQMLIHRQNFTNKPLVPCPDKPPNLRGPLKVDFIFTRTMDEVKKKIGDPLQKGGRYKPPDCISRHKVAVIIPFRNRHEHLKQWLYFVHPILMRQQLDYGIYVINQYGDGVFNRAKLMNIGYTEALKQYDYACFVFSDVDLIPLDDRNIYRCFDNPRHLSVAVDKFNYRLPYKTIFGGVSALSKSQFLKINGYPNTYWGWGGEDDDVYKRIVYHGMSLSRPDMTSGRYKMIKHVRDKHNKPNPKNAIKMQQTRWTMDKDGLNTLKYTVKEIVKEPLYTFVTVDIDAPPG; from the exons atgctgaaaaaactttttaaattcCTGGCACTTTCTGGTTTATTGACTCTGGcattttttgttgggttttttctttACAGCAAAGATGAcgcttttactttttttgttaacTTGTATCATAAAGCAGGAGGAAATCACTCACTCATCTTGACGGTAGAAGAACGCATACAAGAAGTGATGAAAATGAAGACTGACCAAATGCTGATACATAGACAAAACTTTACCAACAAGCCTTTGGTACCTTGCCCTGACAAACCACCAAATCTTAGAGGTCCTCTCAaagtggattttatttttacacgAACAATGGATGAGGTGAAAAAGAAGATTGGTGATCCTCTACAGAAGGGAGGACGTTATAAGCCACCAGACTGTATCTCACGACACAAG GTGGCAGTCATCATCCCATTTCGAAATCGGCATGAGCACCTGAAGCAGTGGCTTTATTTTGTCCATCCTATATTGATGCGACAGCAGTTGGACTACGGTATTTATGTTATCAACCAATATGGAGATGGAGTGTTCAACCGAGCTAAACTGATGAATATAGGCTATACTGAGGCATTGAAGCAATATGACTATGCATGCTTTGTCTTCTCTGATGTTGACTTGATTCCTCTTGATGATCGCAACATTTATAGATGTTTTGACAATCCTCGACACTTGTCTGTTGCTGTGGACAAATTTAACTATAGGTTACCATATAAGACCATCTTTGGAGGGGTTTCAGCATTGTCCAAGAGTCAATTCTTGAAGATTAATGGCTACCCAAACACTTACTGGGGCTGGGGTGGCGAAGATGACGATGTCTATAAACGAATTGTCTACCATGGGATGTCCCTTTCCAGACCTGACATGACATCTGGAAGgtacaaaatgataaaacatgtaAGAGACAAGCACAATAAACCTAATCCAAAGAATGCTATTAAAATGCAGCAGACCAGGTGGACCATGGATAAAGATGGACTTAATACCCTCAAATACACAGTCAAGGAGATTGTGAAGGAGCCACTGTACACTTTCGTCACTGTGGATATTGACGCTCCGCCAGGCTGA